From Magnetofaba australis IT-1:
TTTTTTTTAGCGCAACATGCGCCTCAAGAAGCTCGGACATAACTTCATTTTTGGTTGCCAACTTCGCTTCTAGTTCGGCAATCTGTCGGTCACAAGCCTTTTGGCCGCGTTTGTCAGACAAGGCCGCTTCGCCGTTCTCAAACAAAGCCTTTTGCCAGCGATAGTACTGGCTGGGCTGAATGCCCGCCTCGTCGCACAGATCCGAGAGAACCACCTTCTCGACCAGGTGACGGCGCACATAGCCTACCTTCTGCTCAGCCGT
This genomic window contains:
- a CDS encoding transposase: MERKKRRFTAEQKVGYVRRHLVEKVVLSDLCDEAGIQPSQYYRWQKALFENGEAALSDKRGQKACDRQIAELEAKLATKNEVMSELLEAHVALKK